The window ATAACGAGCTTTAATCAACATTGTGTGTCAGCCCATGATGTTTCAGAGTGAAACTAAGTTTTTAAGTCCCTTCATCACTACGAGGGACAAGTCAACAGGAGTATAAATTGCAAAATTACAAAGAAAACAATATACACTATCCATGTAGAAGCATTTAGAAGCATGAAATTAGATATTTCTATTCATGTTGCTAATCAGCTCCAAATATTGTTCATAGATTAGCCTTTCATCATTGAATGACTTGTAAAATCAGAAAATGATGCTTTATTTTCTTATACAGAACATAAGACATTGTGATTATCTATCAAGAAATGACGAAAGAACAATCTGTAACCATTTGAGACCACCTACATATATTCTATTTGGTCAATCTTTATAACAAGAAGAAACTCTGGactgaaatttgatttttaatcaatcaaatttcaATATATCTGAATTAGCATCCTGGAAAATAACACTAAAATGTATAAACTGTCAAACCATTAATTAAGCATACTTCATTCCCCATTAGTTTATATCCTTTGAAAACTTCCATCCTTAAACCAATAGCAATTCATATAGTAAATCCAATCTTGAACCATGATATTCGTGAAAAACAACTAACAAATGCAGCATTTGATCATTAGGATTCAGAAGTTAATGTGTGACAGTCTGTGATCTGCAGTTCTTTAAATAACATCACTAGCACACTTACAATAAATTCAGACACCAGCAGGTTTCCATAGTCAAATTCCTTTTTGAACATGAAAATATCATTTttgaaagaagcagaaaaaaccaaaagaaaattcTTAGAcacaaattagaaaaaaaaacatttatctAAGATTCCCATAACAATCCATAAAGATAGCAAAAACATTTGAACAATAAACACCAAGGAAACCCAAGCTACATACATATGACTCATATTAGTAAACTCAGGCAACATATGTATGACCCATATAGAACCAACTAAAACTTTGTTTAAAGGCATAGGTACATAAAAGAAAGAGACATTGATGAAGGTGGAAGAGAAGAGCTCACTAGTTGTAGTGTCGGAGAAACTTCTCCCTTAACGCAACTTCAACTAGAAAGTTAGGTTTTCTGCTTCCGAGAAAATGTCCAGGATGAGTAGCGATTCAGGTTAGAGAAGATATGATTAGTGATTTAGGTGGGTATAAATTTCATGTTCGTGTGAATTTGGGTGGCACAAGCCATCGAATTGAGGTGTGGATGTGTCTGAGATTTGGGGCAAAATTTAAGTCGAGGAAGCTTTGTGTTTTGTCTAAGCTTTCACGGTTTGGGGCAAaaatttcaaatgaatttcaCGGTTTAGGGAAAAAAATTTGGAGGGATTGTTTGGAGGGAATACTAAATTTTGGGTAATTATTTGGGGTAAAAATTTGGACCGATTGTTTGGGGGGAATTCTAAATTTTGGAGTAATTATTTAAGGAAAATAGTGAGAATATAATGTATCATTAATATTATAGTTAaataaaagggataaggtatcaaaataggcttaaggtttttggggaagtaccaatttaggttcaatgttcaaaatagcaccaatataggcttaacgtttacaacataatatcaatttagtcttaacatttacaatatagcaacaatttaggcctcacgtacaaaataacaccaatataggcttaacgtttacaaaataatacgaatttaagcttaacgtttataaaaatatatgcaaactaaaagtaattgaatatccacaatatttcgaacactagttaaaataatattgatacatattagtgttcaaaatattgtggatattcaattacttttagtttgcatatattacatgagtcatggaatttaggagccatggaatggttgatgaaaaacaaatataacatcttaatgggcaagaatactaattaattgtattataaagaaaatagaactaaacaaaaagataacatataaaattaataggaaaagaatataatatggttaatttaattatgacatttagcttaaattggatatattttgtaaacgttaagcttaaattcgtactattttgaaaacgttaaacctatattggtgctattttgtacgtgaggcctaaattgatgctacattgtaaacgttaagcctaaattgatattatgttataaacattaagcctatattggtgctattttttATTCTCATTAAATTTTTCTTATTAATACTCACTTTTCTTGTAGTGGAAATATACAAATCGACGTCGTTTTGCATCTAATAGAATTAAGAAAGattatttacataaaaagtGTTTCAATTTTGACACATCTCTTGCAACACTTTATAATTAGTGTTCTAAAATTTCAAAGTTATGTGAGTTTGACATGTCATTTGCAACATTCTATAAACCATGTTGCAAAAGAtccaaaaaaaacataaaaaatgcaACACATTACAAGCAACACATcattaatgtgtttgttcaatgttgagtttaattgtttacaagacattaagattaaaaagcccaaaggcccttaaagtggaagtcaagcccaagtcaacacatcaagaccattcggcccaagagttcaaaacgaagtcgtatcaagcaaaacgacgactcaacaaaagaaggatcgagaagccttcgaagccaaaagcttcaagtggaagctgctgagttggacgacaatgcagtctggacagcggcagacaatgttcaacttctagacaaagtatttctactttggaaaaagttcagaaggcgcatgaagctgtctcgtggacttttccttaaatgtcgaaacattctgctgTGGACTGacaaagacagaagatgcaagaatcctattggccaacgacgctgagcacgcccggagtgacaacgacaggaagccgtttccctccaacggttatttcgaaattcgaaatgaccaggtgcctcaagtgtcactatataaaggccatccatttgcttcaatcgatgcagatcttcaattagtcgaaacgctgaccaaattcatacttgacgtttctgtgagaaaagcaaagcaaataccttacaccaatttctacattattgtgtaaaagtctagagtgattttcaatcatctaaagtgtcttagcaattgttgtttagggcaaacactttatcatttctagaaaaatagaaaggagaggctgagtactcggttatagtactcagcggtagatataggagtgagtagagttATAGAGgcaggtactcttgttatactcagcttctatctgtaaaaggcTGACTAAGTAagaaactcacgctgagttaagtctactaagaagctgagttcaggaatagactctaagtgttatttcctgactcgagtaaagaagcagacttagtcacaagttgactaagcttgtgtcttgaatctacttagtgacgctatgtaaaccttttcataagaaaagaacacgttataagggaccaacatcaaCTATTTGAAAAATGTCTCACTAATGGCCAAAAGTATAAATTCAAAAATCGTTTAGTTACTCAAGGTGTTTATCATGTTTCGGACGGCTCAAAATTATGATCTTCTACATTGTTACTTGAAATGAATCATGTCTCATTGTTGATCTATTTGAGTGCTTGTTTTCGAATTTAATTTggttgaggacaagcaaaagcttaaatatttgtttttcgtcaatgattccatgactactaaattaaatatccacaatattttgaaatattgtggatattcaattactttcattaagtttaaattcgtattattttgtaaacgttaagtctatattggtgctattttgtacgtgaggcctaaattgatgctatattataaacgttaagtctaaattgatattatgttttaagcgttaagcctatatatattggtactattttgaaagttgagcctaaattggtacttccccaaaaaccttaggcctattttggtaccttatccctataaaTTATGACTATGttcgaaaataaaaacaaacttcAGGCTTCATGAAAAAACTTGTAAAAGTTGCTCCTACTTGAAGTGCATAACATTTTTAAAAACATTGATTATGAAGATGTTAAGAGTTCAGAAGTTACTAAATTTACCCACTTCTACTCCTAATGGTTAAAaactaaaaggaaaaaaatggcAGATTTGCTACTCCTAATACGAACCGGTCCTTACTGCACACCATAGATCGAAAAGGATTGTTTCAAACCATTGACTTTACAAAACCAATTGCTCCTGGTAACTGAATAAGCTGCTCTTTTCACGAAAAGAAATTTGTAACCCATTCAAAAACGATAACGGAATAGAAGACTTTTCCGAGTTGCTATCCTGATAAGGATTTCATTCCCCCTTCTAATATCATCTAGGGTTGAACCTATCCTGTCCTCCCTGCATCTGAAGCGAGAGCAAATGCTGTTGAAATCTGCAAAATACAACTCCAATCCAACTCAATTAAGATGTGTTCAGTGCAATACCTGAGCTGTGTTTGCAGAGGTTTCTGAGAGAAACTTAACAAACTCTTCCTTCTTTCTCTCAAAATTGAATCTTGCAGAATTCAACAGCATTTGCTCTCGCTTTAAATCCTCTGTCAACTTCTCCTTTTCCCATGTCTTCTGTTTGAGTTGATTCTCAGTTTCCATGTAGCTATCAGGTGGATTTGCTGATATGGAAGGTTTTGGAAATCTTACATCAACATCAGTCCTGcggaacaaaaaaaatcaagaaagaAGAGATACCAAATGAGAAATACACACACAACACGCGCTCACACACACACATGTAACTCTAAACATAGGGTATGCCAAAATATGTTATTTACTAGCCAGATGCATCAGCTAAGGGGCAAGAGAGGGATCCCATCACAAGGGTCTACTGGGGGCAAgtcttcccctgccaatttttttggcaagaggtcGCTCCTAAGACGTGAACTtgtgacctctcggtcacacaacaacaacaatgtttACCGCTGCGCTAAGGCTCACCCTTTGAATCGACCATTCTAGACAAAATAagtatttcttttcttttgtatgATAGTTGTACAAAAATTGGGGGAAGAAAAATCCATGCACCAAATATCATGAGTTGAATTTGGAAGGTCAGAGGCTAATGCTATGAACCCTATTGGTGGCCTATTATTATCGAATTATAGCACATACATAATTCTACAATCTATCACGATTCAGAAAGACATTTCTTTCTTAGTGCATTTAAACTACCTACATGCAGAAAGCAAATTCCGAAATACCACAAAATGAGATGCTGTAAACCGTTGAAATTCACCATTAGATCCGATTGGAAGACAATTTCATGTCAATAATGAAAGCAAAATACTTACCGATTCCCCAAGGAAAAGAAACCATTAGGCTTAATAATTCCTCCATCCAGTGAAATTGCTCCATCACTTATAAGTGGAAGAGCAAGTAGCATCTCCTCCCTACTTTTGTAAACTTGCAGGCGAGAAAAGAGGCTGTAAAATAGAGTCTCTCTGAGGCCATAAACATCGGATACATACAACAAATTCATGTAATCCACATGGATCATGTTAACAGCGAAACCAATAAATCCAGGTGGGCACTCGCCATTAGGCAATTTTGGCTGTAGAAGATCAAGCCTTCTTTGAGGGTCATCATCCACAAATTCACCACAGTAAGATCTACAAGGGAAAAAAGTTTGTAATTCAAGAGCTGAATTCCAAACaacaataaagaaaaaaaagagatacATGCCTTAAATTTTCGagacaaatgataagaaatcgACCATCTAGAGTCCGTCCGATAGTAGTACCAAAGCCTCGAATTCCAGAATCACTATTTATATGGCCTTCCTTGTCATAAGTTTCAAGAGCTTGAACACCTTCGTAAGTCTTGCAAACAATTCCTAGCATTGTCTCTACTCCTAAGTACTCTGAAAGAAGCCTGCAATTAAGAAAGAATAAGTAAAAgtagattgaaaatagtgcagATAACTACGACAACTGCATTATCACGTAGCTCTTTAAAGCAAAGATCATTGTGGCAGTAAGTACGGAGGCATTTCACTGATTGAAAATAATAAGAGCTCTTGGAATTGTGGAGTACATAAATTAACTGACTACATTAGAACCAAGACCAGTATGCTATATTAGCAAGGAAACTAATCATAAGACTTATTTCATAGAAGAGGAAGACTCTACATGTTACATAGATAGTAAATATCAATAACAGATAACATGCAACTTCAAACTAACCTGCTAAGATTATCATCATCCACCTTGCCCAAAGTAGCAACAATACCAAGTACATCCTTAGTGAATCCGAGTTGAGGTGCATGAGTACCATGGCGCGTTCTCAGCTGACACAGAATGCCTGCAGCAAAAGTTTCATGCTGCAGAATCTGCTTTACCGTTTCTTCCTCACTCTGATTGGAGGAATGGCTTTCACTTTCACCACTAGGAGGTCTTGCGGAGTGATAATTATACAGATAAAATTTGTCGGtagaaaaaattgaaaatggaaAAAGAGATATTATGCATCACAAATGATTATACAGATAAAATCTCCAAACAATTCTAGTATCTAAAAGTAAATCCTTCCATTCTGAAACACTGACTGGaagttgagataaaaaaaaactgcTCACACTATAAGTTCTGAGCTTTGGATTGAGTTACGGGTCCTTTGGATTGAGTTACGGGTCCTGCTCATATTATAATTCAAACttcctaaataaaaattctgaaaataaAACCATACCCCTATTAGAATTGAAACTTCCTAAATAACAATTCTCATAATAAATTCCTACTCCTCAAGGACTAAGACTTCCtaaataaataacaattatGAAACTAGTAAGTCCTAAACCTAATCAAAATAACGATTTATTATGATATAGACTAGCTACAACAGTTTTAACATTGCCTTCCCCTACAAAAATGAGTGTGATGTCATGCACAAAGATGATAACTGGAGCTACTTCACCAAAGCATCAGTTGGTGATAGGATCTTCATCATCTGGTTCTAGTAAAGGTTCCTCCAGTCCTTCCAGCCAGTCATATCTTTTATACTGATGTCCTCATGTATACGATTAGTCATAATTATAACAAATCCCCTTAGTCTTTCGTTTCTCTAAACTGTCCTTCCACGGTTGGCTAGCGGTCCCATCTTGAtaatttctcttttttcatATACCCTTGGTAATTCAGCAAATTTATGCAACTCTACTTCGACCACTATTGTGCCTTTCAACAGTGTGTTGATGCTTACAAAAATGCTCACACATATGCAACCAACCAGCTCAAGGGATCATACGACCCATCAAACTTAGGAAATCCAGTTTTGAGAATTTTGGAAGCAGTCCTCCTCCTGCCGTCGTATTCTACTGTCCACCCCCTGTCTCCTTCCTTGTTGTGCTAGATTGCCACTCTCCTCAATGGTTTCTAGTTGGAGTACCATGGCCTCCACCTTTGGCCTGTCTTTGCAGTATGAAGCTCAAAAAGGCTTCAAACTGTTTTTCCAGATTACTTGATTCACCCATAACTTGCTCTAATACCACTTTGTTAAGCTCCTGAGTTTTGGATCAAATTACGGGTCCTTGAACCTTGAAATTAGAAAGTGAAtcttacttctttttctttcgaGATAGTATGATGAGAATTAATTAATGCAGCTCGTTAGAGAGAAACCCGGATCTCTATGATGAGAACTCCTGACCTCTGAATTTGTTTTTCAAATAGTACTTTACCAATGATAAAATGGTTCCTTTCTATAATAGTACAAAAGGCAAACTTAAACTAGGATTCCTATTCTATTAGATTTAACACttcctaaataaaaattctaaaaataaactaCTATCCTATTAGAATTAGAACTTCCTAAATAATAGTTCTGAAAATAAACTCTTATTTCTACTAATACTAAGACTTCCTAAATAAATGATAATTTCGAAAATAACACTTTCTAAATAAATTTACTCTAATTTAGACTAGTTACAACAGTTTCCTAACAACATCATTTTCTGTTTATATCAGCAAAAACTTTATTGAAATATCTTGTCTAATTAAATTAACTAAAACATTGAAGGAAACTGTGTATATGAATTACAGATCTAAACATTGCTACCACAGTACTTAAAGCACCTGGAGAACCAAGAATTAATGGCCAACAATTAAAAACAGGTGACTCAGTTGAATTTGTTAGGTAGCTACCATGCTTAAATTAAAAACCATTACACTACACAACATAAATTTGTTCTTAGATGTGCTTGTATCCAAGTGAACTGCACATGCAAATACTTCTTAGCTGAGtaatcttcaagaagaactaaTCCTCTAGAAGAggcacaaaaaataaaatttagcatACCTTGCAGATCAAGTATTGAGTCTTCTAATTTGTTTCGTTGACTTTTCAAGAATTTCAAGTTATCCTCATGCTGCTTGATTTGGATTCCCGCTGTGTGTAGATCATCTTGAAATTTCTGCAAAGGTTACAATTTAACAATTAGTTCTTTGACCTACTTTACATTGTAAATAAGCTCCAGTAACTTAAAGGATgtctaaaaaaatacaaattgcaATGTGAAATTTcggcttttttttttacaaatgtcaactccataaaaataaaatataaataacagAAGAATTGCTTTTGATTTACACCCACATCACAACAAAATGTAAAGATCCTATGCAAACTGAAAACCTTAGAATTGTATATGACGGATTGGGCTTGCATAGAACCACCATTTTGCATTTCATTACTTGGGATAATACTAGCTTCTTCTTCCATCAGAGCTGACAAATCCTGCGGAAACACTCTATGTAAGAATTACAGCTAAAACAAAAGGATGGACTTAACATTTGTAACTATGAACATATCATCTCAAAGAGCAACATGACACTATGTTCCTTACACAAATAGGTAAAGCAAGGCACATTTGTATGCATCACAGTGCACGTCAAGAAACAATAAAAAGCCGACAAACAAACACCATATTTACTAATAATGGAAATAGTCATAGTAATCTTTTGAAATCTAAAGATGATAAAAGTCTAAAACATATGAAGCCTCAGACATAATTTCTTTATGGTCTCACTGCATATAGTGAACAAATTAAAAGCCTTCAAAGCTTATGCTCCCAAATAATATCCTAATTATTGGAAGATGAAGTCATCAAAATTAGCTGCAAAGTTTAAAAGTTCTCTGTCATTCAAAAACAATGGCTGACAATATAATTTCTTTGATAACAACCATGCAAGCATATACATGGCTTCTACTTTTCTACAtgtcaaaattttcaaaatatagtTCACTGAGTGAAGCAAAATGAATCCAGCCACACTAATCACCATCCTTCTTAGGGTCTCCAAATTTATGATTCTCATTGAAGCAATAATTCAAAGAAACTTCCGTGATTTTCAAACAGCAATTACAAAGAAAAATCAATTTCCAAGCCAAGAGTATACAAATTTCACCAGAATTACAGCTCTACTATGAAGCACCGATAGGGGTATGCATACTGGTGCAAGTATTCGAACCGATACGCCAAACAacatttctaaaaaatatgagatacaGTACGGCGGGGATAcagcaaattttatatataattaataatatatatatcatttataatgaaaattcaaaagatacacaaatatataaatcacaaatcatattcataaagtgattataaaaacacaaataatactctcaagtcattataaaaccacaaataaCATCTATAATATTAACTAATAAGTAATTAATTCATAGCAGATCGACCAGATGAGAGGAAAAACTCGATCAAAGTATATCGACCAGATGAG of the Euphorbia lathyris chromosome 7, ddEupLath1.1, whole genome shotgun sequence genome contains:
- the LOC136235048 gene encoding protein DEFECTIVE IN MERISTEM SILENCING 3-like; its protein translation is MEEEASIIPSNEMQNGGSMQAQSVIYNSKKFQDDLHTAGIQIKQHEDNLKFLKSQRNKLEDSILDLQVYLYNYHSARPPSGESESHSSNQSEEETVKQILQHETFAAGILCQLRTRHGTHAPQLGFTKDVLGIVATLGKVDDDNLSRLLSEYLGVETMLGIVCKTYEGVQALETYDKEGHINSDSGIRGFGTTIGRTLDGRFLIICLENLRSYCGEFVDDDPQRRLDLLQPKLPNGECPPGFIGFAVNMIHVDYMNLLYVSDVYGLRETLFYSLFSRLQVYKSREEMLLALPLISDGAISLDGGIIKPNGFFSLGNRTDVDVRFPKPSISANPPDSYMETENQLKQKTWEKEKLTEDLKREQMLLNSARFNFERKKEEFVKFLSETSANTAQMQGGQDRFNPR